AAGGTGAAGAAAAAGTCTTTTATCATGCCCCGCAGGGGTATGAAATATGATAGCCAGACACTTCAGTGTCTGGTTATGGATGATATTCTCAACGGATCTTTTCCCACCCACCAGCCAGCATGGGTCTTCGGCACTTACCTGCGAATAAAGTCGCAGGCTATCATATGGCATCCATAAAGGGTGCTTTCGGAGACAAGCAAGGAAAAGAATTAACCACGGAGGCACAGAGGGCACAGAGAACACTGAGAAAAGACCGAGATGCTCCAGCGGAAGGAATAGCAGGAAGAAATGGAACACGGATTTAACAGAAATATCAGATTAAACTGATGAAAAAACTATGTAGGGACGGTTGACTTCGTCGAGCTCGGAAGCAGCCACGAAGATGATTATTCCTCGGTTCACGAACCGCCCTTTTTTTATCTTGAATAATTTTATAGTAGTCCCCATTTTTTACGTAAAAATAGTTCGGTACAAAAAGCAAGCAGGAATAGCGTAATGATCAGCCAATGCCGGTAGAGAGGGATTTCGCGTCTTATTCTCTCGGTTGAATGTACAGCTCTATCAAGATCAAAGTTTTGTAGATCTTGTTCAAGTAGTATTGAGCCATTTGTTTGCCTCGAAATGTAAGCCAATAGTGGAAAGTTAAAGCCACGATTACGCCTTTCGGCATCGAGATCAGAAACTATGAAACTTCCCTCAGCACGATTACCTGTTATATCTTCTATAATTTCGTATCTAAAATTCCCTGCAGATAATTGTTCCAGAGTAAGGTAATAATAGCGATTATCAAAGGTAAGAAATTCTTCCAGAACAATATTATCATCTTCGTCATAAAGTAAGATTTTCGGATTTAAACCGTGATGAATAGAGAGAGTTTCATCATAAGCGGTCAATCTGATATTGATAGCTTCGCCCAGAAAATAGCTATTCTTATCAGACATAACTATGAAATTTGATTCGCTTGGGTTACTGAGCCAAGAGGTAACATTTAAGATAAAATCATTATACTTTTCACCTTCACCTCGTAGTTGCCAACGCCAGAGATTATAGAAGGTCAAACTAAGAACTCTTCCCTGTTTATAGTCGTTATAGATAACAGCAGCACTCTGTTCGTCATTATTGAGTTTTGCCAAGATAGTAGTCTGTAACAAAGGTTCGACGTAGAGATAATCAATTGTCGGGATCTGATTTGGTGTGATATCTGCAAAGGTTTGAAAACGCCTGGTTTCAGGAGTAAGGGAAAGAGTGCTACGGAAGGTCTGATTGATCGTAGTCCCTCTGACCCCGAGGATGTTTTCCAGTGAAGATAAGGGATTACCGATAAAAAGCAAGCCACCACCATTGCCAAGAAATCTATCCAGAAGCTCAATTTGAGCAGTAGTTAAGTTAAGGTTACCATTGTTTATGATAATCAGCATCTGTAAATGTTCAGGGAAAATATCTCCGAAGGGGACAGTATCTATACCACTATAAATTGTACCTCTATGGTTATGAAAAACCTTAACATCCTTCCGTTCATCTCGACGCAGAGCATTATTAAGGAACTTGACTTCCCAATTTAGATTATCGGTCAGAATATAGACTCCGGAACGCTTATCAAGTACTCTGATAGCACCCGGATAGACATTATTGTCCTTATTGTGTTCTTCCTCTTTGGCTTCGATCTCAGCTCTTATCGGGAAAAGTCCGGCACTGTTGAAAACATGACTAAAACTTATCTGTTGCAGATTGTCATCGGCGAAGTTAACTACTTGTTTATCAACTAATCTATCATTGATATATAAAGATAGATCAGCTTCACCATCGTAATTATCGGCAAAAATATCAACAATAATAATGTTCTCATCTTCGGTGTAGGCAGTCGGATTATAAAAGAGAGAATTAATACCGACATCAAATTCATCGTGCTCATAATCAGGATGAATTGTCCAGATTGGAACATTCAGGCGAGTTACAATATCGAGTTGCTGATCAGTAAACCAGCCATCAGAAAGAAGAAATATTCTGTCTATATGTTGTAGATTTACCTGCTTCGCCATATCCTGTAGAGATTTAGTCAGATTAGTTGATGTTTTGCTACCATTGATTCCATAGGCAAAATACAGATTCACAAGTTCATAATCATTGTTTTTTATTTCAGGTTCAAGAGTTTTCTGAAAACTCTGCATTAGTTCTGATTTTGTTACTTTTCCTGCTGGTAGGCCCATACTGTATGAGTTATCAGTTAAAAAAATGACTTTGTTTCTGTTTGTTATCGATCTACTGAAATTGAGGATCGGATTAAATAGTAGAATTAGTAGAATAACCACAGCAATTGTTCTGAGAGCAAATAAGAGGATCTTTCTTAATTTTGATATTTCAGGTATTGTTTGACGATAGTAGTAGTAAATGAGTAAAAGAGCAGGAATTAGAAGAAGAAATATCATCTTAGAATCTCCATTTGGAAGAAATTGCAACTGCTATACCTTTGGAATAGGTGCTTGGTATTAAGGCACCGATAGAATTTATTCCTAAGTTGAATTCAAAGCTCTTTGTTTCAAAACCTAATCCGTATGTCAGATTATAAGGTTCCGCACCTAGACCGGGTCTAAATCCCATTCTTAGAGGAATGTAAGGTGTTAGATAATATTCTGTACCCATAGATATTTCCGGTGTTTTACTTGTTAGAACGCTGTTAACATAGCCCTGTTTCCAATCAAGTGAAAGATCAACATTCTCTAAACGATATAAAACCGATATTCGCGTAAAGACGGGCAGATAGGTCTTAAAATGTCCGATCTCTTCTTTTATCTCGCTATGATCAAAGATATCTTCGTCAAGATCAATAATATAGAGACTATCAATAGAGGCAGAATAGTATCTTCTTTCTGTATTAGAAGTCCAGTTGATAAAACCGGCAAGATTGTCTATGGATAAGCCGATGCTAAGGTTTTCGTTGATGTCTGAACGGAATCCAATCATAGATTTGAATCCATAGCCCGACAAACCATTTTTCATAGTAATATTCTGCTCCAGTTGGACCCCATCATCGGAAACATTGAGAATTCCTTCATAATCTTCGGTTGTTAATACTCCTAATCCTGTAAGATAACTCAAAGCAATCCCAGTATGTATTAGATAATCAATTAAGATAAAAGAATAGGGACTAAAACCGATAGTAAAATCAATATATCCTAATGCTTCCAGATTATTTTTATCTTTACCAAAACTATATGAACGATCGTATTCATTTCCAAGTAGAAGTAGCTCAACATATTTTGCCGAGAGATTGCCTTGAGCAAAGAGGTTGATTTTAGAAGAGATGGCAAATCTATTGAAGGAAAATCCTAATAGATAATGAGAAAATGAAGAGTTGACCAATAGGCGATTTTGAAGACTATTAACAATATCTTGTTTATCCTTGTCGGTAAGATAAGTGCCGTTGTAATCATTGTACTTGCCTATGGATAAAGCATTATTATTGAGAGAGATATATGAGTTAATTAGCATGATCTCAGTGTCATAAGTAGACGGATAGGCAAAATTTGCCGGATTCCAGTAATTAGCTTCACTACCCGAAGCCCTAAGAGAGTAGCTACCAGCCAGAGCGAGAGAACTACCTGAATAGGCAGAAAGGTTCAATGAAAGGCCAAGCAAAATTATCGCAATTAAGATGACTAATTGTACTTTTGTGGGATGAAGAAATCTCAGATATAATATATTCATAGTATCAATTACATATCCAGATCAACATTGAGATTAATACCCAATTTACTGATTAACCTTAAGTAGTTATCTGGAAGCACTGTAACAGTGCCAATACTCTCATCAAAAGTTATTTTGAAGGCATAATAGATGGTTTCGTTAAGAAAAAGTTCGATCTCTTGTCGTTCTAATAAGAAATCAATTTCATTTTTTGTAGGTTCTGAGTCATTAACTGCTCCTGAAACGTAATTCTCTGCAAATTTTATAGAATGAATCTCTGGATAGATATCGGGGTTAAAAATAAAAAGAGTATCTGAAACCTCACTGAAATAAATATCAATAGATAAACCCACAGGTATAGTGTTTTCTAAAGTTATATTGAGATATACCATTTCCGTATATTTCTCAATATAATCTCGATTAGTTTCTGTAATTTCTAAAGTATAAATTGAGTCAGGTACAACAGTTTCATTGCTCACTGAAAAGATCGAGGGAGTTTTCAGAGTAAAACTACCACTGTTTTTGTCGGATGCTAAGGCAAATCCAGGCATCTGATCAGAATTACCTAATATGAAGTAAGATTCTTCGATTAACATCTCTTCTGGGAAGATATTGATCAGATCTGTTACTTCCGGTTTTGTGATACTGACAGTTGTTGTAGTTGGAGTATCAATACCTACTGCTCTGTAAAAAACAACCAGATCTTCTTCAGTTATATAGAGTGCATAGATCTTTTGGTCTTTTTCATTCACACCGGTTATTGTGCCTATAAATTGAGTGTCAAAACCGAGTTCATTGCTGAAAGTCAACTCTAAAGTTCCTTCATCAAACTGGAAGGCATTCGAGATATTAATGGGGAAATTTATATCATTAGCAAGTATTGTATCATTTAGACGGATTCTTTTATTTTCCAGATAACCACGAAAATAGGAAAAATATAAAGGTTCATCAAAAAAAATACGCAGATAAAGCAAATCATAGAAAAATTCTTCAGAAGTAGTTTGTACAAAAAACTCCAGATAGTCAAGCACTTGATCATTCTCTACATCTCCGATCGAAAAGCCACTGAGGTCAAAGCTGTATACGGAGGTAGTAAAGTCAGTGATCCTCACCTGAAATGGTTGTCCTTCCTGGTCTAAGATATCGTAACATATTATCTCCATTTCTTCAATTTCAGGTCTGGGATCAATTATTTCTATCTTAAAAATACCCTCTTCTAATACTCCATGGATCAGTTCAATATCTTCCAGTTCGATGCCTGTTTCATCAATGTAAAGTGGTATAATATTTCCTGTTTCGAAAGAAGAGATTGGTGTAATATCGGTTGTTTTCGGATTTATACTGATCTCAGATGCAGCAATATCACTCTCCAGATCATCACAATAGACGAGAAACATTTCTTCACCATCCATTATGAAATGGGATTCGTCTTCTAATTCATAAACATGAAACATTCTGTTCATTAAGGGTACATTGAAGTCAACATTCCAAGAAAGCCCAGTAAACTCCTTTGGTAGAGCACAATGCATTAAAATCGCAGCGATAAAAATTAAACATATAAAGAAGACTATTTTCCGTATCATTTTGCATATTACCATAGAAAATCGGGCTTACTTTCAATTAAGAAGGCCATTTCTTTTTCAATTTTGTCGTCTAAGATAACCGGTAGCTTATTAATAGGCAAGTTTTTTTTGATTTTTTTTAACAGATACTCATCATCCCTCTTAAAGAGGGAAATAGCTCGGGTTGAGATAAGATAAGATCTGTTTGGTTGATAAGAATTGATGATATTTTTATACAGTATTTCCTGCGAGACAAGTTCTCCGAATGCAGGATGATAAGGTCCAGCAATAATGGTATCGGGTAAATCTGGAATCTTCAATGAGATAGGATTATTCTCTGTATGGTATTTAGTTGTTTGCGTCACTGAATCTGCAGATAGATCTGAATGTAATCCTATCTTGATTACTTTGATAGCAGCTTTTCTGAATTTAATGGTCATTTCGGCAGAAATACGGATAGCTTCTTCCAAAGCTAATGGTGCATAAATATCTGCCTGATACATCTCTGCCATTTCTGTATCTTTGAGTACCAATGTAGGATAAATACGGACAAAATTAGGTTGAAGTGATATTGTCTGTTTGATAGTATTCCGGATACTTTCTGCTGTCTCTCCTGGTAAACCGGGCATTAGTTGAATGCCTAATTTAATTCCTGCACTTTTTACTGCTCTGGAAGCCGCTATTGCTTCTGCTGAATTATAAGGTCTCTTTGTTTCAATTAATACATGATCATCGAAACTTTGTATTCCAAGTTCGATTGTAGTTATCCGGTTGTTCGCAGCGAAAGAGAGACTCTCCTTTGTAATACCATCAGGTCGGGTTGAAACTCTTATACCTTCAACAAAGGGGATAAAAGGTTTAATCTCGTTGAGCAATTCTTTTTGTTGTTTGTGACTTAGCAAAGTAAACGAACCACCATAAAAAGCAATTTCTTTTGCTATTTCTTGATATTTGACACAAAACTTGGATAGCTGCTCCCTAATCTTAATAAAATCGGGATTTACTGTCCGTGTAATAAGTTGTTGCTGACAATAAATACATCTGTTTTTACAACCGGCAAAGGGGATAAAGATGGGAAAAATCTTCATATTCCCAGTTTATGACAAGCTTCCCGAGCAGCATTTTGTTCAGCAGCTTTTTTAGTCATTCCGATGCCATGCCCGAGCTTCTCATTACTGAGATATACTACAACGGTAAACGTTTTTTTATGGTCTGGTCCTTCTGCAGAGACGGTTTTGTAGTCAGGAAGTTTCTGGTATTTAGATTGGCAGTATTCTTGAAGAATACTCTTATAATTGATATGAATTTCACTTAAGAGCTCTTTTTCAAAACCTTTCAATATGAAGTTAGTTATAAAATCTCTTGCCGCTTCTAAGCCACCATCAAGATAAATTGAACAAATCAAAGACTCCATCATGTTTGCTAATATCGATTTCTTTTCATATCCTTTTGATTTGAATTCTTCTTCTCCTAATCTGATATAAGAACCGAGATTGATCGTCTTTGCCTTCACAGACAGATAGTTTTCGGAGACGATATTTGATTTTAACTTGGAGAGATCGCCTTCAGCTTTGTCGCTATATTTATGAAAGAGAAATTCAACGGTAACCAAACCCAAGATAGCATCTCCAAAAAATTCCATCCTTTCATATTCAAATGGTTTAGAATGTCCGTTCTTATGTTTACTACAAGAACTGTGAGTCAAAGCGGTAGCTAAGAGTTGCGGATTTTTGAAAATATAGGATATAGTTGACTGGAGTTTGTTAAGATCAGTTTTCCTTGATATAAATGACGATACTGTCTGATCTTTTTTTTTTCGCGTTAAAGAGTTTTTAAAAAATGAGATTATTTTATTCATAGCTTCATCACTAAGGAAAAAAGGCGACTTGAGTCGCCCTACCTCAAAAAAGTTATTTTTACTTATTCAAAACATTTCGGTATATTTCTATAACCTATTTAAAATATCGAAAAGATCCAGAAGTTTAATATCTTTTCAATACAAGTACACTATTATGTCCACCGAAACCTAGAGAATTACTGATGGCGACATTTACAGTATGATTAATTGCTTTGTTGGGGACATAGTCAAGGTCACAGTCGGGATCAGGGAATTCGTAATTGATAGTAGGATGAATAACTCCTGTTTGAAAAGACATGATACAGGAAATTGCTTCTATACCTGCAGCAGCACCGAGAGTATGACCCAACATAGATTTAGTGGAATTTATTTTCAACTTATAAGCATGTTCACCAAAGACAGTTTTAATAGCAATTGTTTCGGTTTTATCATTTAATGGAGTAGAGGTACCATGGGCGCTGACAAAATCAACTTCTTCCGGTTTTAATCCTGCGTCATTAAGGGCATTCTCTATAGCAAGGACAGTACCACCACCATTTTCTTCGGGGGCAGTTATATGATAGGCATCTGAACTAGCACCAAACCCAATTACTTCAGCATAGATCTTGGCATTTCTTTTTAGGGCATGCTCTAATTCTTCCATTATTAGTAATGCTGCTCCCTCGCCCATAATGAATCCATCTCGTTCTTTGTCAAAGGGACGGCAAGCTCTGTGAGGTTCATCATTACGGGTACTCAGAGCTTTCATTGAACAGAAGCCACCCAGAGACAGAGGTGTCACTGCTGCTTCACTACCACCAGTAACAATCATATCGGCATCTCCGTATTGGATAGCCCTAAAAGCAGCACCCATAGCATGATTTGCCGAAGCACAAGCTGATACACAAGTATAGTTAACCCCTTTCAACCGATAGTCTATCGAAAGCTGTGCAGCAGCTATGTTGGATATCATTTTTGGTATAAAGAATGGGCTAATTCTTCTTGGACCGGCAGTAAACATCTTGTTTGCTTCTTCTTCGAAAGTTTGTATTCCGCCAATACCAGCACCAAGTATCACACCAAAACGATTAGCATCATATTGAGTATTTAAGATACCGCAATCTTCCATTGCCTGTCTACCGGCAATAAGAGCATATTGAGTATATAGGTCGAGTTTCTTAACACTCTTAGGTTCGAAATAATTCAAGGGGTCATAATCTTTGATCTCAGCAGCTATCTTACTCGATAATTCTGTTGTATCTAACTTGGTTATTAAAGCGATGCCACTCTCACCATTGATCAGTTTTCGCCAAGTGTCATTAACATTGTTTGCTAATGCATTTATAGCGCCTATTCCGGTTATGACTACTCGTTTTTTATTCATTATCTACTACCTCTTTAACATTATTTACATTTACAGAGTTATTCATTAAAAATGTATCTTTCTCTCTACGGGATCATTAATATAACTGTAGAGAATGAATGGCAAAGAAAATAATTGCTCAGCTGCATCAAGCAGCTGAGCAATTAACAAATAATTAACCCAATTTTCCTTTAAGATATTCGACAGCATCACCGACTGTCTTCATTTTTTCAGCATCTTCTTCCGGAATACTAATCTCAAATTCTTCTTCGAATTTCATGATCAGTTCAACGGTATCCAAAGAATCAGCACCTAAATCTTCAATAAATCTGGCTTCCTGAGTAATTTGTGCTTCGTCTACACTAAGTTCGTTAACAATTATCTCCTTAACTTTTGACAAAATGTCCATTGATTCCTCCTCTTCGTTTTACATAATTAAGCCACCATCAACATTGATGGTTTGACCTGTTATATAACTGGCATCTTCAGAAGCCAGGAATATACATACGTTTGCTACATCATCAGCAGTACCTGCTTTTTTCAAAGGGATAGATTCCAGATAGTTGCTTACAACTGTTTCAGGTAAATTGGCTGTCATTTCCGTTTGAATAAAACCGGGCGCTACAGCATTAACTCTAATATTTCTGGATGCAAATTCTTTAGCTGCTGACTTTGTTAAGGCAATCACACCACCTTTTGAAGCGGCATAATTAGCTTGACCGGCATTTCCCGAGATACCAATAACGGAGGAGATATTAATAATGACCCCTTCTCGTTGTTTCATCATAATGCGGCAGACTTTCTGGATACAATTAAAAGTTCCCTTCAGATTAACATTGATAACACTATCCCAGTCGTTTTCACTCATTTTCATGATGAGCATATCTCTCGTTATCCCGGCATTATTAACCAGAATATCTATTCTTGAATACTGACTAATAATCTCGGTAAAAACACTTTCAATACTTTGGGAGTCTGTAACATTAGCAGCAAAACCGACTGCTTTATATCCTTGGTCGTTTATTTTGCCAACGGCAGCATCAACTGCATCCTGATAAAGATCAATTATGACCGATAGTGCACCTTGACGGGCAAAAGCAGAAGCAATGGCAAATCCAATTCCTCTGGCACTTCCCGTAATAACAGCTACTTTATTCTCTAATCTCATCAATATTGCTCCAATGCATCCCTTACGTTTCTTAAATCCTGTATTGTATCTAAGCTTATAATTTCAACGTTTCTGTCAATCTTTTTAATCATTCCGGCAAGAACCTTCTTAGGTCCGAATTCTAAGAATAGATCAGTTCCCAAACTAATTAACTCATTTACACAATCTACCCATAAAACTGAAGATGTCACTTGGCGAGTCAAATTCTCTTTGATCTGTTGAGGAGAAGTATGGGCTTTGGCATCTACATTAGAGATTACAGGTATATCGGTCTCATTGAAGGTTAATTTATCCATTTCTTGGGCAAGCCATTCACTTGCTTGTGCTATTAAAGGCGAGTGGAATGGACCACCAACAGGTAGCGGTAAAGCTCGTTTTGCACCCTTTTGGGTTGCTAATTCACATGCTCTTTTAACACCATTTTCTGTTCCAGAAATAACAGTCTGTTCCGGGCTATTATAATTTGCCACAACTACCAATCCTT
This Candidatus Cloacimonadota bacterium DNA region includes the following protein-coding sequences:
- a CDS encoding acyl carrier protein gives rise to the protein MDILSKVKEIIVNELSVDEAQITQEARFIEDLGADSLDTVELIMKFEEEFEISIPEEDAEKMKTVGDAVEYLKGKLG
- the fabG gene encoding 3-oxoacyl-[acyl-carrier-protein] reductase — protein: MRLENKVAVITGSARGIGFAIASAFARQGALSVIIDLYQDAVDAAVGKINDQGYKAVGFAANVTDSQSIESVFTEIISQYSRIDILVNNAGITRDMLIMKMSENDWDSVINVNLKGTFNCIQKVCRIMMKQREGVIINISSVIGISGNAGQANYAASKGGVIALTKSAAKEFASRNIRVNAVAPGFIQTEMTANLPETVVSNYLESIPLKKAGTADDVANVCIFLASEDASYITGQTINVDGGLIM
- the rnc gene encoding ribonuclease III, with the protein product MNKIISFFKNSLTRKKKDQTVSSFISRKTDLNKLQSTISYIFKNPQLLATALTHSSCSKHKNGHSKPFEYERMEFFGDAILGLVTVEFLFHKYSDKAEGDLSKLKSNIVSENYLSVKAKTINLGSYIRLGEEEFKSKGYEKKSILANMMESLICSIYLDGGLEAARDFITNFILKGFEKELLSEIHINYKSILQEYCQSKYQKLPDYKTVSAEGPDHKKTFTVVVYLSNEKLGHGIGMTKKAAEQNAAREACHKLGI
- a CDS encoding radical SAM protein, with protein sequence MKIFPIFIPFAGCKNRCIYCQQQLITRTVNPDFIKIREQLSKFCVKYQEIAKEIAFYGGSFTLLSHKQQKELLNEIKPFIPFVEGIRVSTRPDGITKESLSFAANNRITTIELGIQSFDDHVLIETKRPYNSAEAIAASRAVKSAGIKLGIQLMPGLPGETAESIRNTIKQTISLQPNFVRIYPTLVLKDTEMAEMYQADIYAPLALEEAIRISAEMTIKFRKAAIKVIKIGLHSDLSADSVTQTTKYHTENNPISLKIPDLPDTIIAGPYHPAFGELVSQEILYKNIINSYQPNRSYLISTRAISLFKRDDEYLLKKIKKNLPINKLPVILDDKIEKEMAFLIESKPDFLW
- the fabD gene encoding ACP S-malonyltransferase encodes the protein MGMDFVEQFPELINVLTDFDKKNNTNLTKIIKEGPEEELRQTKYTQPAILFHSIISLQALQKYISIEPDFVAGHSLGEITALVANGVLSFADALYLVHKRGEFMIKANQGTPYAMAAIIGLEPSIINEICTEASSEGLVVVANYNSPEQTVISGTENGVKRACELATQKGAKRALPLPVGGPFHSPLIAQASEWLAQEMDKLTFNETDIPVISNVDAKAHTSPQQIKENLTRQVTSSVLWVDCVNELISLGTDLFLEFGPKKVLAGMIKKIDRNVEIISLDTIQDLRNVRDALEQY
- the fabF gene encoding beta-ketoacyl-ACP synthase II encodes the protein MNKKRVVITGIGAINALANNVNDTWRKLINGESGIALITKLDTTELSSKIAAEIKDYDPLNYFEPKSVKKLDLYTQYALIAGRQAMEDCGILNTQYDANRFGVILGAGIGGIQTFEEEANKMFTAGPRRISPFFIPKMISNIAAAQLSIDYRLKGVNYTCVSACASANHAMGAAFRAIQYGDADMIVTGGSEAAVTPLSLGGFCSMKALSTRNDEPHRACRPFDKERDGFIMGEGAALLIMEELEHALKRNAKIYAEVIGFGASSDAYHITAPEENGGGTVLAIENALNDAGLKPEEVDFVSAHGTSTPLNDKTETIAIKTVFGEHAYKLKINSTKSMLGHTLGAAAGIEAISCIMSFQTGVIHPTINYEFPDPDCDLDYVPNKAINHTVNVAISNSLGFGGHNSVLVLKRY